The genomic DNA GCGCTCCCTGCCTCGGGATTTTTTAGGCAACTACGCgaaacatttttgactATTATACCTTTTATGTACAAACTTGATAAATAGCGGTAAAATTGGGCACCAAGAAATTACGTCATTGGTCTCGAAGAATGGAATTCTCCGTGGgaaactttttcaaaacgtcCCCAACTTTAAACTTTGACAAGTCTAGGCAACGGACCTGGAGCAGAATTATATTATAATTAGGCTTTCGGCGCCCCTGTATAATCattttccattttgaatTCGTCCACGGCAGCATTAAATTACAGACTCATTTTTTTAGTGCATCGACataaaactttgaaaaacacaATGCGTGGACAAGCGGTAGTGGCAATTTTTACTAGCCTCCTGACAGCTTCAACAGTGAGTTCTAGTCCTTCATACTATGGATCTCCAGAGCGGCAGCGCAATAAACGAGAACTGCTTCCAAGGTCTAGCGGCACTTCCGTATTGAAGGCTGCACAGACTGTCGCTGCTGgcaaaacttttgatgGTGGCATGAAGGTGTTCGATCGGGGGGTTACTTGCACTGGTCAAGCCGAAGGGAGCAGCTCTGACGCTGTCTTTATAATTGAGTCTGGCGGGACGTTGTCAAATGTTATCATCGGCCCCAACCAGATTGAGGGCATTCACTGTAAGGGAGGTTGCACTTTAAACAATGTATGGTGGTCAGATGTTTGCGAAGATGCTTTCACCATCAAGACTCAAACGGAATCACAAACTACCTACATCAAAGGGGGTGGGGCTTTTGGAGCTGCTGACAAAGTCATCCAACATAATGGAGCGGGTACTGTGTCTGTCTCTGATTTTACAGTTGGCGATTTCGGCAAGCTGTACAGATCTTGTGGCAACTGCAAAAACATGTACAAAAGAAACGTTGTTCTTAATAACATTACTGCAACTTCTGGCAAGATTCTG from Lachancea thermotolerans CBS 6340 chromosome F complete sequence includes the following:
- a CDS encoding pectate lyase (conserved hypothetical protein), translating into MRGQAVVAIFTSLLTASTVSSSPSYYGSPERQRNKRELLPRSSGTSVLKAAQTVAAGKTFDGGMKVFDRGVTCTGQAEGSSSDAVFIIESGGTLSNVIIGPNQIEGIHCKGGCTLNNVWWSDVCEDAFTIKTQTESQTTYIKGGGAFGAADKVIQHNGAGTVSVSDFTVGDFGKLYRSCGNCKNMYKRNVVLNNITATSGKILVGM